In Dyadobacter sp. CECT 9275, the following proteins share a genomic window:
- a CDS encoding TonB-dependent receptor has translation MYLKLYHSLFIFLAFGPSVSFAQSDSLQAKNLDELTISAFASSANRLTANASVGLLTSRSLERYSPTTWANALSAIPGVKMEERSPGSYRFSVRGSMIRSPFGVRNVKFYWNGIPFTDAAGNTPLNALDYGAIGNMQVIKGPGSSLYGAGTGGVVLLSSRTDDAERNRIEQAVGYGKYGFVNRSTVIQIGETSVQYGHSEQDGYRNHSAMARDAIRFTSTIKAGEKGSLSLLGMYSDLYYQTPGGINLAQYQQNPKLARPSTATVPGSEAQHAAIYTKLALLGANYSLQLSKNWSQSLALYLTTTDFANPFISNYEKRDEQGLGGRNVWQNRAELGSVRTNWTSGFEWQYGKSAQRNYDNLAGLPGKQQTVEDIRTMNLSVFSQFEAVLFDNLTASAGLSYNTLKYQYERFFALPYSKEKRNFDGIFTPRFALNKVIGQTWAVTASYSGGFSPPTLQEVRPSAGGFRKDLNAERGNNTEIGIRKITRKFSGELNLYHFGLKETIVRRSDESGAEYYVNAGKTKQNGLEWSVAYEILSENDVTLKAWNSGTWTKYTFDSYTQGEANLSGNLIPGIPRFTQTTGLDVLLKYGISFFATYQHGSSFYLNDANTIKNTPYNQWIGRLSWKRSWGRHLYSEVSVSAEKVNAGIYSQGYDINAFGNRYFNASPKDNLWAGLKLGWEWAKK, from the coding sequence ATGTACCTTAAATTGTACCATTCTCTTTTCATTTTTTTAGCATTTGGTCCGTCTGTATCCTTTGCCCAGAGTGATAGTTTACAAGCTAAAAATCTGGATGAGCTGACCATCAGCGCATTTGCTTCTTCCGCCAACCGCCTGACTGCCAACGCATCAGTCGGACTTCTGACATCCAGATCCTTGGAAAGATATTCCCCCACTACCTGGGCCAATGCACTCAGTGCGATTCCGGGGGTTAAAATGGAAGAAAGGTCACCGGGCAGCTATCGCTTTTCGGTAAGGGGAAGTATGATCAGGTCTCCTTTTGGGGTACGTAATGTTAAATTTTACTGGAATGGGATACCATTTACCGATGCCGCCGGAAACACGCCTCTCAACGCTCTGGACTATGGGGCCATCGGAAACATGCAGGTGATCAAAGGACCGGGCAGCAGCTTGTACGGAGCGGGAACCGGGGGTGTTGTTTTACTCAGCAGCCGGACCGATGATGCGGAACGCAACCGGATTGAACAGGCAGTTGGATATGGGAAATATGGCTTTGTCAACAGAAGCACGGTTATTCAGATTGGAGAAACTTCGGTTCAGTACGGGCATAGTGAGCAAGACGGTTACCGCAACCATAGTGCCATGGCCCGGGATGCGATCCGGTTCACCAGCACCATAAAGGCAGGCGAAAAAGGGAGCTTGTCGCTGCTGGGAATGTATTCCGATCTTTACTACCAGACACCCGGAGGTATCAACCTTGCCCAGTATCAGCAAAATCCCAAACTGGCCCGTCCGTCAACAGCCACCGTCCCCGGAAGTGAAGCCCAGCATGCCGCTATTTATACAAAACTTGCCTTACTAGGCGCCAACTACAGTCTGCAGCTATCAAAAAACTGGAGCCAGTCGCTCGCTTTATACCTCACCACCACAGACTTTGCCAATCCGTTCATTTCCAATTATGAAAAGCGGGACGAACAGGGACTTGGAGGCCGGAACGTGTGGCAGAACAGAGCCGAACTCGGAAGTGTAAGAACCAACTGGACCAGCGGTTTCGAATGGCAATATGGAAAATCAGCACAGCGTAACTATGATAATTTAGCCGGTTTGCCGGGCAAACAGCAAACCGTTGAAGACATCCGCACCATGAATCTTTCGGTATTCAGCCAGTTTGAAGCAGTGCTTTTTGACAATCTCACAGCAAGCGCGGGGCTGAGCTACAATACACTGAAATATCAATACGAACGTTTTTTTGCGTTGCCCTACAGTAAAGAAAAACGAAATTTTGATGGGATATTCACCCCTCGTTTTGCACTCAACAAGGTCATAGGTCAAACCTGGGCCGTAACCGCATCATATAGCGGAGGTTTCTCTCCTCCTACGCTTCAGGAAGTACGGCCATCCGCAGGTGGCTTCCGGAAAGACCTGAATGCCGAACGCGGTAATAACACAGAGATTGGTATCCGAAAAATAACAAGGAAATTTTCCGGTGAACTGAACCTCTATCATTTCGGATTAAAGGAAACCATTGTGAGAAGAAGTGACGAGTCGGGCGCGGAGTACTATGTCAATGCCGGGAAAACAAAACAGAACGGCCTGGAATGGAGTGTTGCCTATGAAATTCTTTCAGAAAACGATGTTACTTTAAAAGCATGGAATTCAGGAACGTGGACCAAATACACTTTTGACAGCTATACTCAGGGAGAGGCTAATCTCAGTGGGAATTTAATACCCGGCATACCCCGTTTTACTCAAACCACAGGCCTGGATGTACTACTCAAATACGGTATTTCATTTTTTGCGACTTATCAGCACGGCAGTTCATTTTACCTGAACGATGCCAATACCATTAAAAATACACCTTACAATCAGTGGATTGGTAGATTGTCCTGGAAAAGAAGCTGGGGACGGCATTTGTACAGTGAAGTATCCGTTTCGGCAGAAAAAGTGAATGCCGGTATCTACAGCCAGGGGTATGATATCAATGCATTTGGAAACAGATATTTCAACGCCTCTCCAAAAGATAATCTCTGGGCTGGTTTAAAGCTGGGCTGGGAATGGGCAAAAAAGTGA
- a CDS encoding DUF7133 domain-containing protein: MNKQIWVFFIAFAFLFVTCQVARQSNIPRTTDESVKSIPAFTENPSPRHLTPEQSLKTFKLPKGYHLELVASEPMIHEPVAIAWDGNARMYVAELNTYMQDVEGTNEHAPTSRVMLLEDTDKDGRMDKSSVFIDKMLLPRMILCVGHELLVNETDTYDIFSYKDTNGDGVADVKRGVYTPGKKAPGNLEHQRSGLDWNVDNWIYQTVDPVRFRYANGILKPDSIPSGSGGQWGITHDNYGRLFYSSAGGEVPALGFQINPVYGRMEIDDQYQDDFNAVWPIIKTPDVEGGLKRLRPDTTLNHFTASCGQVVFRGDRLPGDLAGDLLISEPVGRLIRRAKVINNNGKITLQNAYQKEEFIASTDMNFRVVNMYTGPDGCLYLVDMNRGIIQEGNWTGPNSYLRPQIKRLGLDKNIQHGRIYRLVYDGINPGPAPRLLDEPSGNLVGYLGHPNGWWRDNAQKELVLRNDKSVVPDLKEIAEGKQNKRLKTTSPLARLHALYTLDGLGELDRGIIVNSLKDPDMQVRKAAVILSEGFLKQNDEQLIEQLAVLKNDPSVDVRMQLVLSLSYSKIPKAKTLAKELVRASDGNDMLARAQRSIDKNEDVKKFGQRLGRMDETDRNLVLNGAVIYKSLCSTCHGIDGKGLVSKTAPPLQGSKRLGRGTDASVRILLHGLSGSIDGQTYPTEMPAMGDNDDQWIASVLSYVKYEFGQASPVRPDDVRKIREQTAGRSKAWTLEELSVKQ; this comes from the coding sequence ATGAACAAGCAAATTTGGGTTTTCTTTATTGCATTTGCATTTCTGTTTGTAACCTGCCAGGTTGCCAGGCAAAGTAACATACCCAGAACCACGGACGAATCTGTGAAATCAATTCCGGCATTCACCGAAAACCCCTCTCCACGGCACCTCACACCGGAGCAAAGTTTGAAAACTTTCAAACTTCCCAAAGGATATCACCTTGAACTGGTAGCCAGTGAGCCTATGATCCATGAGCCAGTTGCCATTGCCTGGGACGGTAATGCCCGCATGTATGTAGCCGAACTCAACACTTATATGCAGGACGTGGAGGGTACCAACGAGCATGCACCCACCAGCAGAGTAATGCTTCTGGAGGACACCGATAAGGATGGCCGTATGGATAAAAGTTCTGTTTTTATCGACAAGATGCTGTTGCCAAGGATGATTCTCTGTGTCGGGCACGAGCTGCTTGTGAATGAAACAGATACTTACGACATTTTTAGTTATAAAGATACAAACGGTGACGGTGTAGCGGATGTGAAAAGGGGGGTATACACGCCTGGCAAAAAGGCGCCGGGAAACCTGGAGCATCAGCGCAGCGGGCTGGACTGGAACGTTGATAACTGGATTTATCAGACTGTGGATCCGGTTCGGTTCAGATACGCCAATGGTATACTGAAACCCGATTCAATCCCGAGCGGGTCTGGTGGGCAGTGGGGAATAACGCATGACAATTACGGACGCCTGTTTTATTCTTCTGCTGGCGGAGAGGTACCTGCACTGGGATTTCAGATCAACCCGGTTTACGGACGTATGGAAATAGACGATCAGTATCAGGACGATTTCAATGCAGTGTGGCCAATTATCAAAACGCCTGACGTAGAGGGAGGCCTTAAAAGGCTGCGCCCCGACACCACACTCAACCATTTCACCGCCAGTTGCGGACAGGTCGTATTCAGGGGTGACCGTTTGCCAGGTGACCTCGCAGGAGATCTGCTCATCAGTGAGCCGGTGGGACGTTTAATTCGCAGGGCGAAGGTTATCAATAATAATGGCAAAATAACGCTGCAAAATGCCTATCAGAAAGAAGAGTTCATTGCCTCTACAGACATGAACTTTCGAGTGGTGAATATGTATACGGGTCCGGACGGCTGTCTGTATCTTGTGGATATGAACAGGGGGATTATCCAGGAAGGTAACTGGACAGGGCCCAATAGTTATCTTAGACCGCAGATCAAAAGGCTGGGACTGGATAAAAACATTCAGCACGGACGTATCTATAGGTTGGTATATGATGGAATCAATCCTGGTCCGGCACCTCGTCTGCTGGACGAACCGTCCGGAAACTTGGTCGGCTACCTGGGCCATCCGAATGGCTGGTGGCGCGATAATGCGCAGAAAGAGCTGGTATTAAGAAATGATAAATCGGTGGTTCCTGATTTAAAAGAGATTGCGGAAGGGAAGCAGAACAAACGGCTTAAAACTACTTCGCCACTGGCTCGTCTGCACGCACTTTACACGCTGGACGGGCTGGGTGAGTTAGATAGAGGTATCATTGTCAATTCATTAAAAGATCCTGATATGCAGGTACGCAAAGCCGCTGTGATACTGAGTGAGGGTTTTCTTAAACAAAATGACGAACAGCTCATCGAACAGCTCGCGGTACTGAAAAATGACCCAAGTGTTGACGTCCGTATGCAGCTGGTATTATCATTATCGTACAGCAAAATACCCAAGGCCAAGACGCTGGCTAAGGAACTTGTTAGGGCTTCTGACGGAAATGATATGCTTGCCCGCGCGCAGAGGAGTATTGATAAAAATGAAGATGTGAAGAAATTTGGCCAGCGCCTCGGCCGTATGGATGAGACGGACAGGAATCTGGTACTGAATGGTGCCGTAATTTACAAATCCCTTTGCTCCACCTGTCATGGTATCGACGGGAAAGGTCTCGTCAGTAAAACGGCGCCTCCTTTGCAGGGATCCAAAAGGCTTGGCAGGGGAACTGACGCCTCGGTCCGTATTCTTTTACACGGCCTTTCGGGGAGTATTGACGGGCAGACTTATCCCACTGAAATGCCGGCCATGGGCGACAATGACGACCAGTGGATTGCCTCGGTATTGAGCTATGTGAAGTATGAATTCGGGCAGGCATCTCCGGTGAGGCCCGACGATGTCAGAAAAATAAGAGAACAAACAGCCGGAAGATCAAAGGCCTGGACTTTGGAAGAACTTTCAGTGAAGCAGTAG
- a CDS encoding Gfo/Idh/MocA family protein → MSNFNEKNRRDFIKKLTGGALLAASPVNPLLAGRPGSAQEIPWAGKKITANDTIQIACIGTGIMGMGDTRTALKIPGVKLMAVADLYDGRLVRAKELFGNDIQTTRDYSQILSRKDIDAIILATPDHLHSQIGIEALKAGKAVYCEKPMVHKIEQGHDMIKAAKASKKTFQVGSQRVSSIIYAKVKELYKAGAIGELNFIEVYYDRHSAQGAWQYSLPPDASPATVDWNRFLSDKAPKIAYDPLRFFRWRNYQDYGTGVAGDLFVHLFSGLHYILDSKGPNRVMTSGGLRYWKDGRDVPDVMVGIYDYPKTASHPAFNLTLRVNFVDGSGGGSGFRFVGTDGQITLLGDTVTVKRKKMPIAPGYSISTFPKALQDQFLASYNEKYPVKPEMSEPDTEEYKAPEGYDDRLDHFANFFDSMRNNTKVVEDAEFGFRAAGPALLSNKSYFEKTIVNWDPEAMKIV, encoded by the coding sequence ATGTCAAATTTTAACGAAAAAAACCGGCGGGACTTTATAAAGAAGCTTACCGGAGGAGCTTTGCTCGCAGCCAGTCCTGTAAACCCGCTTTTGGCCGGTCGGCCCGGCTCAGCGCAGGAGATACCCTGGGCAGGCAAGAAAATTACTGCCAACGATACCATCCAGATCGCATGCATCGGCACGGGAATCATGGGAATGGGAGATACCCGCACGGCACTTAAAATTCCAGGGGTGAAACTCATGGCCGTAGCCGATCTGTACGATGGTCGCCTGGTGCGCGCCAAAGAACTGTTTGGAAATGATATACAGACCACCCGCGATTATTCCCAAATCCTGAGCCGTAAGGATATCGATGCGATCATTCTCGCTACGCCGGACCACCTGCATTCCCAGATCGGTATCGAAGCCCTGAAAGCGGGAAAGGCAGTGTATTGCGAAAAACCAATGGTTCATAAAATTGAGCAGGGACATGACATGATCAAAGCGGCGAAGGCTTCCAAAAAGACATTTCAGGTAGGCAGCCAACGGGTGAGTTCCATTATCTATGCCAAAGTAAAGGAACTGTACAAAGCAGGGGCCATTGGTGAACTCAATTTCATTGAGGTATATTACGACAGGCATTCGGCGCAGGGTGCATGGCAGTATTCGCTGCCGCCCGACGCGTCTCCGGCAACAGTTGACTGGAATCGTTTTCTGAGTGACAAAGCTCCTAAAATAGCCTATGATCCGCTGCGTTTTTTCCGCTGGAGGAATTACCAGGATTATGGTACCGGCGTAGCTGGTGACCTTTTTGTTCATCTTTTTTCCGGTCTGCATTATATTCTGGATTCCAAAGGGCCTAATCGCGTCATGACCAGTGGCGGTTTAAGATATTGGAAAGACGGACGTGACGTACCGGACGTGATGGTAGGGATTTATGACTATCCCAAAACAGCTTCACATCCAGCATTTAATCTGACGTTGAGGGTCAATTTTGTGGATGGTTCCGGAGGTGGGTCGGGCTTCCGGTTTGTGGGTACCGACGGGCAGATTACCCTGTTAGGAGACACCGTCACGGTGAAGAGGAAAAAAATGCCGATCGCTCCCGGTTACTCCATCAGTACCTTCCCGAAAGCTTTGCAGGATCAGTTCCTGGCGAGCTACAATGAAAAATATCCCGTCAAACCCGAAATGTCGGAACCGGATACGGAGGAGTATAAGGCGCCCGAAGGTTATGACGACAGGCTGGATCATTTCGCAAATTTCTTCGACTCAATGCGTAATAACACCAAAGTTGTGGAAGATGCTGAATTTGGCTTCCGTGCAGCGGGGCCTGCCCTGTTATCCAACAAAAGCTATTTTGAGAAAACAATCGTTAACTGGGATCCGGAGGCGATGAAGATCGTTTAG
- a CDS encoding RNA polymerase sigma factor, with translation MKARITSDEAQKLWHDYQSGDMYALANIMQSYYSDLFHWGLRLYGEREFVKDCIQDMFVKLWKMQESVNSVENVRSYLLVVLKTRILRELSKKHVTHQSVLSEDYSFSVEFAADLRLIDEEHEIYRIRKLEVILNNLSGRQKELIYLRFYQSLSFEQIAEVMQLSRQSVYNLLQKSLGSLRKQYDGVT, from the coding sequence ATGAAAGCACGTATAACTTCTGATGAGGCCCAAAAACTTTGGCACGACTATCAGTCGGGCGATATGTATGCACTGGCTAATATCATGCAGAGTTATTACTCCGACCTTTTCCATTGGGGCCTTCGCCTTTATGGCGAACGCGAGTTCGTGAAGGACTGTATTCAGGACATGTTTGTAAAGCTCTGGAAAATGCAGGAATCCGTGAATTCAGTTGAAAATGTACGGTCCTATCTGCTTGTTGTTCTTAAAACCCGAATACTCAGGGAACTGTCTAAAAAGCATGTCACCCATCAATCGGTCTTGTCAGAAGATTACTCTTTCTCGGTTGAATTTGCGGCGGATCTCCGGCTGATTGACGAGGAGCACGAAATCTATCGTATCAGGAAGCTGGAAGTAATTCTCAATAATTTATCAGGCAGGCAAAAAGAACTGATCTATTTAAGATTCTACCAGAGTCTGAGTTTCGAACAAATTGCCGAAGTAATGCAGCTCAGCAGGCAGTCGGTTTACAATTTACTCCAGAAGTCTCTGGGGAGTCTGAGGAAGCAGTATGATGGTGTTACATAA
- a CDS encoding FecR family protein — protein MNNYKSYTLEDFLHDESFRNWVQGVGNQEVFWITFLNKFPEKQEVFRQAEHIIRAADVPADRISEREIRNEVQLFIERAGQIDPTVSGIPVASGRPRIFTQKIFVRWAISVAAMLLVSVGLNWYLNKTKTEASGLTALRTGPADLVQTSNDTGKPLKMTLADGSEVVLSPKSYLRYPSQFADSSRIVYLVGEASFSVKRQGQSFLVYTGEVITKVLGTRFVVRAFDQDKKITVQVQTGKVSVYVAKPKLVHSEKEVKGLIITANQAAIFEKDISQLSKTLVKNPEKLTKSSVENISRYDEVPLPVILHDLEKAYGITVQFDARNFMDCRITATLSNESMYEKLDILCRTISASYEIVDGQIIVSGKGCQ, from the coding sequence ATGAATAACTACAAATCATATACCTTAGAGGATTTTCTTCATGATGAAAGTTTTCGTAACTGGGTCCAGGGAGTTGGTAATCAGGAGGTTTTCTGGATCACATTTCTGAATAAGTTTCCCGAGAAACAGGAGGTTTTCAGGCAGGCGGAGCACATTATCCGGGCTGCAGACGTACCTGCTGACCGGATCAGTGAAAGGGAAATAAGGAACGAGGTACAGCTTTTCATAGAACGGGCGGGGCAAATTGATCCTACTGTATCTGGTATTCCTGTCGCATCGGGCCGGCCGCGTATCTTCACGCAAAAAATATTCGTACGCTGGGCGATTTCCGTAGCCGCTATGCTGCTGGTAAGTGTAGGCCTGAACTGGTATCTGAACAAAACGAAAACAGAAGCTTCAGGTTTAACCGCCTTACGTACAGGTCCTGCTGATCTGGTGCAGACCAGTAATGATACCGGCAAGCCCCTCAAAATGACGCTGGCTGATGGCTCCGAAGTGGTTTTGAGCCCGAAGAGTTACCTGCGTTATCCTTCCCAGTTTGCCGATAGTTCCCGTATCGTCTACCTGGTGGGAGAGGCCAGCTTTTCGGTAAAAAGGCAGGGGCAATCATTTCTGGTTTACACGGGTGAAGTGATCACAAAGGTATTGGGTACGAGGTTCGTGGTCAGGGCTTTTGATCAGGATAAAAAAATCACGGTTCAGGTGCAGACGGGCAAGGTGTCGGTATATGTGGCTAAACCCAAGCTTGTTCACTCCGAAAAGGAAGTAAAAGGCCTGATCATCACCGCAAACCAGGCGGCGATTTTCGAGAAGGATATCAGCCAGCTTTCCAAAACGCTTGTGAAAAATCCGGAAAAACTAACGAAAAGTTCAGTTGAAAACATTTCCAGATATGATGAGGTTCCGCTTCCGGTGATCCTGCATGACCTGGAAAAAGCTTACGGTATCACGGTTCAGTTTGATGCACGCAATTTCATGGATTGCAGAATTACAGCCACGCTGTCCAACGAAAGCATGTACGAAAAACTTGATATTCTGTGCAGGACCATATCCGCAAGTTACGAAATTGTTGACGGCCAGATTATTGTAAGCGGAAAAGGATGTCAGTAA
- a CDS encoding SusC/RagA family TonB-linked outer membrane protein — translation MKKHVTRQFWLKLMRFSITQSFVMLMLVGVSYAHSGKAQEYLNRRLSVQAENREIKKVLADIEKETDVRFVYSSNVISASKKVTLLANNSTLEEVLNRLFKPLKVKYELAGRKIILSAAAPGPDHGVIPVTTKTDILGAIRNISGKVTDERGVALPGVNIIVKGTQRGTTTNADGIFQIELQNGDNVLLLSFVGFQSKEVTVGNESNLTVSLAPESKALEEVVVTALGIKKSAKSLGYATATVAKEEMTVNRTANFMNALQGKMAGVNITSLGSGPAGTSKIRIRGQSSFGGNNSPLIVVNGVPIDNTNFGAKGDAGDKGSNRTSDSGDGLSSINPDNIESMTVLKGAAASALYGSRAKDGVIMITTKTSGNGVGIGIEYNSNFTTETPLDYTDYQYEYGQGENGLRPTTPNPTSGQWSFGEKFAPGMTQILFDGVEVPYTPQRHQITDYYQKGNTFTNTLTLSSGSEFGGFSLSLSNLDNRTILPGSGYHRKTVNLGFTQTMAKKLTVSGNINYSNETRKNPPNIAEQDYSPVSIYNMANSMPLDLLEKYATDANGNEYVWSRFTNRTNPYFALKRFENIDKDRVFGNLSVRYNFTSWLYVQGRVGQDYYAREQEYNLPTGSQRQPAAPAGFVNGQYVQDTRSVRELNADILLSANRTFGNFGINVNVGGNQMYRKLSRHNVFVQDFYTRGLYTIGNGRQRDATYDFSKRQVNSVYGSAEVSYKDFLFLNGTVRNDWFSTLSPANRSIIYPSVTASFVFSQALAASLPAWITFGKVRVAYAEVGSDTDVQPYANNLFYGINPQQFPNPSGVAQPLASISGSTVPNANLRPMRVSEKEVGLELKLFNNLLGLDFAYYDKLSSDQILQAQTSDASGYLTQLINVGKGRNRGMEMMVNLFPVRKTNLSWNLSFNAAYNVTKVLDLGGDVSDAMITVGTGDFTGELRQVVGKSMGQLYGFGYLRNQQGQQVFDAGNGRPLRTATQISFGSALPKWVGGITNSFNYKDLSLSFLIDFKLGHKMISGTNHNAWRHGLMKETLPGRAEGFVIGDGVNPNGEVNKTKSGVQAYYETVRSQNIAEQFVYNAGLWQLRQVTIGYDFSKFLPGNIPFIKGARLNAVANNVAVLKKWVPNIHPDQFGFPSDNLIGLEATGLPVTRSMGFNLNLKF, via the coding sequence ATGAAAAAACACGTTACCAGACAATTCTGGCTAAAACTTATGAGGTTTTCAATAACACAGAGTTTTGTCATGCTGATGCTTGTGGGCGTATCTTATGCCCATTCAGGTAAAGCGCAGGAATACCTGAACCGCCGTTTGTCCGTACAGGCCGAAAACCGGGAGATCAAGAAGGTACTGGCAGACATTGAAAAGGAAACCGATGTACGGTTTGTATACAGTTCCAACGTGATTTCCGCTTCCAAAAAAGTTACGTTGCTCGCTAACAATTCTACATTGGAGGAGGTTTTAAACCGGCTGTTCAAACCACTGAAAGTGAAATATGAACTGGCTGGGAGAAAAATTATCCTGTCGGCTGCAGCGCCAGGTCCTGACCACGGTGTAATTCCTGTGACCACAAAGACAGATATCCTGGGCGCCATCAGAAATATATCCGGAAAAGTAACGGATGAAAGAGGCGTGGCGCTGCCAGGCGTGAACATCATCGTTAAAGGAACACAACGCGGAACAACCACCAATGCAGATGGGATATTCCAGATAGAATTGCAGAACGGTGATAATGTATTGTTGCTGAGCTTTGTAGGGTTTCAGAGCAAAGAGGTAACAGTAGGAAACGAATCTAATCTGACGGTTTCACTGGCACCCGAAAGCAAGGCGCTGGAAGAGGTGGTGGTAACGGCGCTTGGCATTAAAAAATCTGCGAAAAGCCTTGGATATGCTACCGCAACCGTAGCGAAAGAAGAAATGACGGTGAACAGGACTGCCAATTTCATGAATGCCCTGCAGGGTAAAATGGCAGGGGTGAATATTACCTCACTGGGCTCTGGGCCAGCTGGTACCAGCAAAATTCGGATCCGCGGACAATCCTCTTTCGGAGGCAATAATTCTCCGTTGATCGTTGTGAACGGGGTACCAATTGATAATACCAACTTTGGTGCAAAAGGTGATGCCGGTGACAAAGGGTCTAACCGGACGTCGGACAGCGGGGATGGCCTGAGCAGTATCAATCCCGATAACATTGAGTCGATGACAGTGCTAAAGGGAGCGGCGGCATCAGCATTATACGGCTCCCGCGCCAAGGATGGCGTCATCATGATCACCACCAAAACCAGCGGGAACGGGGTGGGGATCGGGATTGAATATAACAGCAATTTCACCACCGAAACACCCCTTGACTATACCGACTATCAATATGAATATGGCCAGGGTGAAAATGGCCTAAGGCCTACCACCCCCAACCCAACATCAGGACAATGGAGTTTTGGTGAAAAATTCGCACCCGGCATGACCCAGATATTGTTTGACGGCGTAGAGGTGCCCTATACCCCGCAGCGTCACCAGATCACCGATTACTATCAGAAGGGGAACACCTTTACGAACACCCTGACCCTTTCTTCGGGAAGTGAGTTTGGCGGGTTCAGCCTGTCGCTTTCGAACCTGGATAACCGTACCATTCTTCCCGGCTCGGGTTATCACCGAAAAACCGTGAACCTTGGTTTTACGCAGACAATGGCCAAAAAACTCACTGTTTCCGGTAACATCAATTACTCCAACGAAACCAGGAAAAACCCGCCAAACATTGCGGAGCAGGATTACAGCCCGGTTTCCATTTATAACATGGCTAATTCCATGCCGCTGGACCTGCTCGAGAAATATGCTACGGACGCCAATGGGAATGAGTACGTATGGTCACGGTTTACCAACAGAACCAATCCATATTTCGCTCTGAAACGTTTCGAAAATATTGATAAAGACAGAGTTTTCGGTAACCTTTCGGTGCGCTACAATTTTACGAGCTGGTTATATGTCCAGGGCAGGGTGGGGCAGGACTATTATGCACGGGAGCAGGAGTATAACCTGCCCACCGGGAGCCAGCGCCAGCCAGCCGCCCCGGCGGGTTTTGTCAACGGACAGTATGTTCAGGATACTCGGAGTGTGCGTGAGCTGAATGCAGATATCCTTCTTTCGGCCAACCGTACTTTCGGTAATTTTGGTATCAATGTGAATGTGGGGGGAAACCAGATGTACAGGAAACTGAGCCGTCATAATGTATTCGTCCAGGATTTTTATACCAGAGGTTTATATACGATCGGAAACGGCAGGCAAAGGGATGCAACTTATGATTTTTCGAAAAGACAGGTGAACTCGGTGTACGGCTCGGCGGAAGTGTCCTATAAGGACTTTTTATTCCTGAACGGAACCGTCAGAAACGACTGGTTTTCAACACTCTCTCCGGCCAACCGCAGTATCATATATCCCTCGGTTACCGCAAGTTTTGTTTTCTCCCAGGCACTTGCTGCTTCTCTTCCTGCCTGGATCACCTTTGGTAAAGTGAGGGTTGCATACGCCGAAGTGGGAAGTGATACGGACGTGCAGCCTTATGCCAATAACCTTTTCTATGGCATTAACCCACAGCAATTTCCTAATCCTTCAGGCGTGGCTCAGCCGCTTGCTTCCATCAGCGGATCTACTGTCCCCAATGCTAATTTGCGTCCGATGAGGGTTTCAGAAAAGGAAGTGGGTCTGGAACTCAAGCTGTTTAACAATTTACTTGGGCTTGACTTTGCCTATTACGACAAGCTATCCTCTGACCAGATACTGCAGGCGCAGACTTCGGATGCGTCGGGATATCTCACGCAACTCATTAATGTAGGAAAAGGTCGGAACCGTGGGATGGAAATGATGGTCAACCTTTTTCCTGTGAGAAAGACCAACCTGAGCTGGAACCTGAGTTTCAATGCTGCGTACAATGTAACAAAAGTACTGGACCTGGGTGGAGATGTGAGCGATGCGATGATCACGGTGGGCACAGGGGATTTTACAGGTGAACTGCGGCAGGTGGTGGGCAAATCCATGGGGCAGTTGTACGGGTTCGGGTATCTGAGAAACCAACAGGGGCAGCAGGTTTTTGATGCCGGAAACGGCAGACCTTTGCGTACCGCCACACAGATTTCCTTTGGAAGCGCATTGCCTAAATGGGTGGGAGGAATTACCAACAGCTTTAATTACAAAGATCTTTCCCTCTCCTTCCTGATCGATTTCAAACTGGGGCATAAAATGATATCCGGTACCAATCACAACGCTTGGCGACACGGGCTGATGAAAGAGACTCTGCCTGGTAGGGCCGAAGGGTTCGTGATCGGAGATGGGGTAAATCCTAACGGAGAGGTGAACAAAACGAAGTCGGGAGTGCAGGCTTATTATGAAACCGTGCGTTCGCAGAATATTGCAGAACAGTTTGTCTACAATGCGGGATTATGGCAACTACGGCAGGTAACCATCGGTTATGACTTCTCTAAATTTCTGCCCGGGAATATACCTTTTATCAAAGGTGCAAGGCTGAACGCGGTGGCCAATAACGTTGCAGTCCTGAAAAAATGGGTACCTAATATTCACCCCGATCAGTTTGGGTTCCCATCGGATAATCTTATCGGGCTGGAAGCAACAGGGCTGCCTGTCACGCGCAGTATGGGTTTTAATCTCAACCTCAAATTCTGA